The DNA segment CAAAAATCCGGATGGCATCGGAGAGGTAGGTAATCCGATTTGCGGCGACATGATGAAAATTATGATAAAGGTCGAAGATGAACGGATTATTGATATAAAGTTCAGCACCCTTGGATGTGGCGCAGCCATTGCGGTCTCAAGTATAGTGACAGATATGGCCAAAGGGAAGACCCTGAAAGAAGCCATGAAGATCACAAAACAGGAAGTCGCTAAAACCCTTGGGGAATTGCCAAAGAATGAATTGCACTGCGCAAACCTCGGGGCTGATGCGCTTCACATGGCTATTATAGATTACTACAACCGGATAGCGGGAAAACAAAAGGATACATCCAGGGAAAAGGTTGATTATATCGGTAAAAGAAAAGGCAAATGCTACTGCCCTTATTGTGATACGGTATTCCTTAGTGAAACGCTTTTCTGTGCAAAATGCGGTAAGCCAACTGCAGGCCAGAATAAGTAATTGCCCATGTTTTATATCACATTACCATTTTATATCACGTTACCAAATAAGGAGCTTAAGAGATGAATACCATCTATTTTGATCATATATCTGCCACACCGCTTCATCCTTTAGTAAAGGAAACAATGATCAATTTTATACAGAATGACAACTTTGGAAACCCTTTGAGTCAGCACCATATTGGCGATGCCGCTGTCGAGGCACTGGAAGGAGCGCGTGACCAGGTGGCGCAACTCATTCATGCAAATCCTGAGGAAATCGTCTTCACATCAAGTGGCACCGAATCAATCAATCACGCCATAAAAGGGGTTGCCTTTGCAAAGTTTAAAAAGGGGAAACATATTGTAAGTACAAATATTGAACATCAGTCGGTAGCAAGGACATTGAGGGTACTTATGCGCCTGGGATACCAGGTCACTGCTATTCCCGTTGATAAATATGGCCTTGTTGACCCGAAAGACGTTGAAAAAGCGATTACCGAAGATACGATACTCGTATCCATCATGCATGCAAACAATGAAATAGGGACGATAGAACCTATCGCCGAAATCGGGAAAATCACCAGTGCAAAGAACGTGCTATTTCATACAGATGCTGTGGCATCGGGAGGGAATATCCCTATCAATGTTGACGAACTGGGCGTTGACCTCCTCAGTATGGCAGCCAACCAGTTTTATGGACCATCCGGCGCAGGAGCCCTCTACATACGCCCGAAAACGGAAATATTTCCCCTCATTGATGGCGGCACCCAGGAGAACAACAGGCGTGCCGGGACACAAAACATACTCGGCAACGTAGGGATGGGCAAGGCCGCTGAGCTGGCCCGTATGGAGATGCCCCAGCGCACAGAACACCTGCTCAAACTCAAAAAAGCATTCATTGAAAAGCTAAACACCCTTGAGGAGATTCACATTAACGGGCATCCTGAGCTTTCTCTCCCCGGTCTTGTTTCCGTTTCTGTAGAATATGTTGAAGGGGAGTCCATGATGATCATGCTCGAGGGGGAAGGCATCTGCGTTTCCACCCGTTCAGCCTGTGCAGCGGGTTCTTTAAGGGCATCACACGTCCTCATTGCTACCGGCTGCGATTATGTTACAGCCCAGGGAACACTCATCTTCTCTTTTGGCACCGGAAATACCCTTGATGATATTGATAAGGCCTTTGCAGCGCTTAACAAGAGCGTCACATTCCTGAGGAGCATGTCACCGCTTTACAAGAAAAAATAGTTCATGGCTCTACATACCGTAATCTGCGGAGTTTGACAATAACGTAAACCTCTTTCCCCACATCAAGGTTCATCTCGTCGAAAGCGCTTTTTTGAAGCTCGGTGAGGAGATTATTGCTGCCAACGGCAACACGCACCCGTATGGTAGAATTTATAGGTAATATTTCCGTAATAATGCCTTTGTAGCGATTAAGGGCCGGGCCGGGGGGTTTTGTGTCCGAGATGTAAATATCGTGGGGCGGGATTGCAAGCTTTTTTATGCTGCTACCCTCATAGGGAAGGATAATGCTCATATCTCCCGAAACGACTTCAACAAGACCTGTCGATAGAATATGGCAGTGATCGCAATTCAGGATGTTGGGCATACCGATAAATTCAGAGACTATGTCTGTTCTGGGATTAAAGAAAATATCATTCGGCGTTGCCAGTTGCTCAATCTGGCCCTTATGAATGATGGCTATCCTGTCGGCCATTTCTTCAGCCCCCAGAAGATCATGTATCACAAAAACCGATGTAATCTCCAATCTCTTCAGGAGAACACACAACTCTGTCCTTAAGTATTTCGATGTCTGGGGATCAAGACCTGACAGGGGCTCATCAAGGAGCAGAATCTTCTGAAAAGGGGCAATAGCCCTGGCAATAGCAACCCTCTGTTTTTCACCTCCACTCAGGTTATGGGGATGCCTCTCTCTAAGGCCTCCGATATGGAGTGCATCAAGTAATGCCTCAACCCTCTTCTTTATTACCTTTTCCGGATAGCCCTGAACCTTTAATCCATAGGCAATATTAGAAGATACATTTAGATGGGGGAAAAGTGCCAGGTCCTGAAAAAGGTACCCTACCCCTCTTTTATGCGGGGGTGTTTGATCCATCTTTTTCTCATCGAAAAAGACTTCGCCCCTGTAATCTGTAAGACCGGCTATGACGTTGAGCAGTGTGGACTTCCCTGCCCCGTTGGGACCAACAAGTACAAGCAGTTCTTTATCCTCAATCTCAAGATTTACATCATTGAGAACGTATTTACTGATATGTTTTAATTCTATGTGCGACATGCTTCCTTTTTTTAAAAAGCGTTCAAGGTTCGAGATTCACGCATACGGTGTTTTTGCAGTAAACAGTCTCACCGCATATAAAATGCTCAGCCCTATCCCTACCAATATAAGTACAAGGACTACAGTACCCTCAATATCAGCGCTGGCAAGTCTCATAAAAATAGCCACAGGAATGGTCTCGGTTTTCATGGCCATGGAACCGGCGATAGTAATTGTTGCACCGAACTCACCAAGCGCTTTTGCCCACGTCAGTATTGAAGCGGCGATAATTCCATTTTTGCTCAATGGTAGGGTCACGTTAAAAAACGCCTTTGAAGGCGAAGCACCGAGCGTTTTCGCCACCTCCTCATATCTCTGGGGAATTTCATCCATAGCGGCCTTAACAAGTCTGGTTGCTATGCCTGCCGTGGTAATAAATTGTGCGATAAGTATCCCGTAAACGGTAAACACAAATTGCATTCCCTGCTCTTGAATAGCAAGACCGGCAGGTGTGTTAAAAAAAATAAGAACCATGGCGCCGAGGGCTACGGGAGAAACAATCATGGGAAGTTCAAGCACTGTATCAACAAATTGCCTCCCGAAAAAATTATACCTGGAGAGTGCATATGCAGATGGAATGGCAAAGAACATAGACAGAAGCGTGGCAATGGTGGCGGTAACAATGCTTAACCGTATGGAAAATAATGTCCTTTCAGAAAACAGTATCTCAAGGAATAGCGATCCTCTGTAAAAGTAAAGGAGCGAGAGAATCAGAGTCACATACAATAAAAATGTAACAAAGCTGAATGTTATGGCAAGACGCTTAAAGCTCATCTCTTAAGCCAGTCCTCAGGCACCGTATACTCTCCGCCGACAGGCTTCTTCTGTCCGATCCATTCAAATGCTTCGTCGGGACTCATGAAGTAATGGTATTTCCTGAAAGTTGCTTTACCTTCATCGGAAAGGACAAAATCTATGAATTTTTGAGAAAGCGCCTTATTTTTCGTAAATTTAGAAATTGCGATGGGGATATATCCAAC comes from the Pseudomonadota bacterium genome and includes:
- a CDS encoding cysteine desulfurase family protein produces the protein MNTIYFDHISATPLHPLVKETMINFIQNDNFGNPLSQHHIGDAAVEALEGARDQVAQLIHANPEEIVFTSSGTESINHAIKGVAFAKFKKGKHIVSTNIEHQSVARTLRVLMRLGYQVTAIPVDKYGLVDPKDVEKAITEDTILVSIMHANNEIGTIEPIAEIGKITSAKNVLFHTDAVASGGNIPINVDELGVDLLSMAANQFYGPSGAGALYIRPKTEIFPLIDGGTQENNRRAGTQNILGNVGMGKAAELARMEMPQRTEHLLKLKKAFIEKLNTLEEIHINGHPELSLPGLVSVSVEYVEGESMMIMLEGEGICVSTRSACAAGSLRASHVLIATGCDYVTAQGTLIFSFGTGNTLDDIDKAFAALNKSVTFLRSMSPLYKKK
- a CDS encoding ABC transporter permease, whose amino-acid sequence is MSFKRLAITFSFVTFLLYVTLILSLLYFYRGSLFLEILFSERTLFSIRLSIVTATIATLLSMFFAIPSAYALSRYNFFGRQFVDTVLELPMIVSPVALGAMVLIFFNTPAGLAIQEQGMQFVFTVYGILIAQFITTAGIATRLVKAAMDEIPQRYEEVAKTLGASPSKAFFNVTLPLSKNGIIAASILTWAKALGEFGATITIAGSMAMKTETIPVAIFMRLASADIEGTVVLVLILVGIGLSILYAVRLFTAKTPYA
- a CDS encoding ABC transporter ATP-binding protein, which encodes MSHIELKHISKYVLNDVNLEIEDKELLVLVGPNGAGKSTLLNVIAGLTDYRGEVFFDEKKMDQTPPHKRGVGYLFQDLALFPHLNVSSNIAYGLKVQGYPEKVIKKRVEALLDALHIGGLRERHPHNLSGGEKQRVAIARAIAPFQKILLLDEPLSGLDPQTSKYLRTELCVLLKRLEITSVFVIHDLLGAEEMADRIAIIHKGQIEQLATPNDIFFNPRTDIVSEFIGMPNILNCDHCHILSTGLVEVVSGDMSIILPYEGSSIKKLAIPPHDIYISDTKPPGPALNRYKGIITEILPINSTIRVRVAVGSNNLLTELQKSAFDEMNLDVGKEVYVIVKLRRLRYVEP
- a CDS encoding iron-sulfur cluster assembly scaffold protein, whose protein sequence is MEYSEMVMDHFKNPRNKGIIKNPDGIGEVGNPICGDMMKIMIKVEDERIIDIKFSTLGCGAAIAVSSIVTDMAKGKTLKEAMKITKQEVAKTLGELPKNELHCANLGADALHMAIIDYYNRIAGKQKDTSREKVDYIGKRKGKCYCPYCDTVFLSETLFCAKCGKPTAGQNK